One Cydia pomonella isolate Wapato2018A chromosome 14, ilCydPomo1, whole genome shotgun sequence DNA segment encodes these proteins:
- the LOC133524692 gene encoding uncharacterized protein LOC133524692 — protein sequence MRVGGRLDATEFYSFDKKHPILLHASHRLTRLYFEREHLVNMHAGPLLLFSTVRETVWPVNGRHLAWRVVNNCARCRRLRGKTLQPKMGNLPPQRITPDYPFLSVGLDFAGPFTIINRKGRGSRLIKCYLCLFVCLRYKCIHLEAVSDLTKDAFIMTLRRFIARRGRPTEIFSDNGTNFVAAAKELGSFIKQNQEPLFDFASQNLIKFKFIPAYTPHFGGLWEAGVKSAKHHIKRVIGNSHLTFEEISTLFTQVESILNSRPLCPLSSCPNDLLSLSPGHFLIGRPLTAPPAQYLGDSKENYLQRYERLEKIQQHFWQQWQRDYISEMQQRTKWKSNAAKLSVGDMVLLSEDNAPPLSWKLGRVLRLITGSDGIARVADVTTNRGCVRRSLVRLCKLPTAEELRG from the coding sequence ATGCGTGTTGGAGGGCGCTTAGATGCCACAGAATTTTACTCCTTTGATAAAAAACACCCCATTTTACTTCATGCATCGCATAGACTAACAAGGCTTTACTTCGAAAGAGAACATCTCGTCAATATGCACGCTGGTcctcttttgttattttcaacTGTAAGAGAAACTGTTTGGCCAGTCAACGGACGTCACCTCGCATGGCGTGTTGTAAATAATTGTGCTAGGTGTAGACGCCTACGAGGTAAAACCCTCCAACCTAAAATGGGTAACTTACCACCCCAACGTATTACCCCCGACTATCCTTTCTTGTCAGTCGGGCTGGACTTTGCTGGTCCTTTTACTATCATTAATCGCAAGGGCCGTGGAAGTCGTTTGATTAAATGTTACTTGTGCTTGTTTGTCTGTCTTCGTTACAAGTGCATCCATCTCGAAGCCGTTAGTGATTTAACTAAGGATGCATTCATTATGACTCTTCGACGCTTTATAGCGCGCCGAGGCAGACCCACTGAAATTTTTAGTGATAATGGGACTAATTTTGTAGCTGCCGCAAAGGAATTAGGGTCATTTATCAAACAAAACCAAGAACCTCTATTTGATTTTGCAAGCCAAAAccttataaagtttaaattcattcCGGCTTACACTCCTCATTTTGGTGGACTATGGGAAGCCGGCGTTAAATCGGCTAAACATCATATAAAGCGCGTTATCGGTAATAGCCACCTCACCTTTGAGGAAATTTCTACTTTATTTACACAAGTGGAATCTATTTTAAATAGTCGTCCATTATGTCCGTTGTCGTCGTGTCCCAATGACCTTCTTTCCCTATCCCCTGGACACTTTCTTATCGGAAGGCCGCTAACTGCTCCACCAGCGCAATACTTGGGCGACTCTAAGGAAAACTATCTTCAACGCTATGAACGCCTGGAAAAAATACAGCAGCATTTCTGGCAGCAATGGCAGCGCGACTACATATCAGAAATGCAGCAAAGAACTAAATGGAAGAGCAACGCTGCCAAGCTGAGCGTCGGGGATATGGTGCTCCTGTCAGAAGATAACGCTCCCCCTCTGTCATGGAAGCTCGGTCGTGTTCTACGCCTCATCACGGGATCCGATGGAATAGCCAGAGTGGCAGACGTCACCACAAACAGAGGCTGTGTGCGCCGCTCTCTCGTACGTCTGTGTAAGCTTCCGACAGCCGAAGAGCTTCGAGGTTGA